A stretch of the Azorhizobium caulinodans ORS 571 genome encodes the following:
- a CDS encoding L,D-transpeptidase family protein, whose amino-acid sequence MTRQLPVGIATITVRRRPGCRHQGVLTVAGRAIPVALGRSGIGCDKREGDGRTPAGVWHPVRVLYRADRVTRPATSLPVAAIRPDDGWCDAPEDRRYNRPVELPFPASHERLWRDDRLYDLLLVIDHNTRPRVKGRGSAVFIHLARPGYRPTEGCVALKPADLSRLLTRLDARTRIIIS is encoded by the coding sequence ATGACCCGGCAGCTTCCTGTGGGGATCGCGACGATCACGGTGCGGCGCCGTCCGGGCTGCCGCCACCAGGGCGTGCTCACGGTGGCGGGCCGCGCCATTCCCGTGGCGCTGGGTCGCAGTGGGATCGGGTGTGACAAGCGCGAGGGCGACGGGCGAACCCCTGCGGGGGTCTGGCATCCGGTCCGGGTGCTCTATCGTGCCGACCGCGTGACGCGGCCAGCGACCTCTCTCCCGGTCGCGGCGATCCGTCCCGACGACGGCTGGTGCGACGCGCCCGAGGACCGGCGCTACAATCGCCCGGTCGAGCTGCCCTTTCCGGCGTCCCACGAACGCCTGTGGCGCGATGATCGGCTCTATGACCTCCTGCTCGTGATCGACCACAACACCCGCCCCCGGGTGAAGGGACGGGGCTCGGCAGTGTTCATCCATCTCGCGCGGCCCGGCTACCGGCCCACGGAAGGATGCGTCGCGCTCAAGCCCGCCGACCTCTCACGCCTCCTTACAAGGCTTGATGCCCGGACGCGCATCATCATTTCGTGA
- a CDS encoding AzlC family ABC transporter permease: protein MPHSPKDHVSVTAHGMMEGARVMIPLMPGLVLFGMAFGAAAAQKGFSLLEASLSSGLVFAGLAQMVALEGWTKTWTPGGLLALAFLTMAVNMRHFLMSASMRPWLGQLPGWKAYPSLLLMADNNWAAAMRYRANGGSDAGFFIGSGIITWFVWVASTAAGQVIGGGLPDPKKFAIDVVVPAFFVAMLVPNWKGRREAVTWGVAAAVSVGASFLLPGWWFIVIGAVAGAVAGGFADDKR, encoded by the coding sequence ATGCCCCATTCCCCGAAAGATCACGTCTCCGTCACGGCCCATGGCATGATGGAAGGCGCCCGCGTCATGATCCCGCTGATGCCGGGGCTCGTGCTGTTCGGCATGGCCTTCGGCGCCGCCGCCGCGCAGAAGGGCTTCTCTCTGCTGGAAGCCTCGCTCTCCAGCGGACTCGTCTTCGCCGGTCTCGCCCAGATGGTGGCGCTGGAAGGCTGGACGAAGACCTGGACGCCGGGCGGCCTGCTGGCGCTCGCCTTCCTCACCATGGCGGTGAACATGCGGCACTTCCTCATGTCCGCCTCCATGCGCCCGTGGCTCGGCCAGCTTCCGGGCTGGAAGGCCTATCCCTCGCTGCTGCTGATGGCCGATAACAATTGGGCGGCCGCCATGCGCTACCGGGCGAACGGGGGCAGCGATGCCGGTTTCTTCATCGGCTCTGGCATCATCACCTGGTTTGTCTGGGTGGCTTCCACGGCGGCGGGACAGGTGATCGGCGGCGGCCTGCCGGACCCGAAGAAGTTCGCCATCGACGTGGTGGTGCCGGCCTTCTTCGTCGCCATGCTGGTGCCGAACTGGAAGGGCCGCCGCGAGGCCGTGACCTGGGGCGTCGCCGCCGCCGTCTCGGTCGGCGCATCCTTCCTGCTGCCGGGCTGGTGGTTCATCGTCATCGGCGCCGTGGCGGGCGCGGTCGCGGGAGGCTTCGCCGATGACAAGCGTTGA
- a CDS encoding thioesterase domain-containing protein codes for MTFRFGFASLRVFACALAALVLSMAMAGSASAQTGPRVYLMRGLANVFSTGLDDLASKMQAKGIWAQVYEYGQWQQLADDAVSWSRAHNKAPVVIIGHSLGADSAIEMAERMTAMGIPPRLVVTFDPVGVTQIGRSGGRFVNYYQSHNGFGKMLTTGPGFSGTLSNRSQDAAAAQGIDHFNIEKADYLHQQVITMVRALGSRPKPRPAPAPAMATPAVPAPSATPASAPASVPAASTASATAH; via the coding sequence ATGACGTTCCGCTTCGGTTTTGCGTCCCTGCGCGTGTTCGCCTGCGCCCTCGCGGCGCTCGTCCTCTCGATGGCCATGGCCGGAAGCGCCAGTGCGCAGACCGGGCCGCGCGTCTATCTCATGCGCGGGCTTGCGAACGTCTTCTCCACCGGGCTCGACGACCTCGCTTCCAAGATGCAGGCCAAGGGCATCTGGGCGCAGGTCTATGAATATGGCCAGTGGCAGCAGCTCGCGGATGACGCGGTGTCCTGGTCGCGCGCCCACAACAAAGCGCCGGTGGTCATCATCGGCCATTCGCTCGGCGCCGATTCCGCCATCGAGATGGCCGAGCGGATGACCGCCATGGGCATTCCGCCCCGCCTCGTCGTCACCTTCGATCCGGTGGGCGTGACGCAGATCGGCCGCTCGGGCGGGCGCTTCGTGAACTACTACCAGTCGCACAACGGCTTCGGCAAAATGCTGACCACCGGCCCCGGCTTCTCCGGCACGCTGTCGAACCGCAGCCAGGATGCCGCCGCCGCGCAGGGCATCGATCATTTCAACATCGAGAAGGCGGACTACCTGCACCAGCAGGTGATCACCATGGTCCGGGCTCTGGGCAGCCGGCCGAAGCCGCGTCCAGCGCCGGCGCCCGCCATGGCCACGCCTGCGGTTCCCGCGCCCTCCGCGACGCCGGCCTCCGCCCCCGCGAGCGTGCCCGCCGCCTCCACCGCCAGCGCCACCGCGCACTGA
- a CDS encoding LysR family transcriptional regulator produces the protein MIGNLGDLEIFARIVTAGGLSAAGRELGLSPPVVSKRVQRLEERLGTRLFQRTTRKVTLTEAGQGFYDRVVAILASVEEAESQLARRSSEARGLLRVSAPTSFGRLHIAPHLGPLLDANPELTVDLELSDAFVDIVGDGFDIAIRIADLTDSSLVARRLAPVHRVLCATPAYLARAGMPKTFADLADHVLLATHGQDPWRLQGPDGPVTQRVHSPLRTNSNEVVREAVLAGVGIALRSTWDVGPELNSGALQVVLPAYRASHRVGVYAVYPSRRFLPQKVRVFIDHLAQLYGSVPPWDAGLEHLFEPQTGA, from the coding sequence ATGATCGGCAATCTCGGCGATCTCGAAATCTTCGCCCGCATCGTCACCGCTGGCGGTCTCTCGGCGGCAGGGCGCGAGCTGGGCCTCTCGCCGCCCGTGGTGTCTAAGCGCGTGCAGCGGCTGGAGGAGCGGCTCGGCACGCGCCTGTTCCAGCGCACCACGCGCAAGGTCACGCTCACCGAAGCGGGGCAGGGCTTCTATGACCGGGTGGTGGCCATCCTCGCGTCCGTGGAGGAGGCAGAGAGCCAGCTCGCCCGCCGCTCGTCCGAGGCGCGGGGGCTGTTGCGCGTGTCGGCACCCACCTCCTTCGGCCGGCTGCACATCGCGCCTCATCTCGGCCCGCTGCTTGACGCCAATCCCGAGCTGACGGTGGACCTCGAACTCTCCGACGCCTTCGTGGACATCGTGGGCGACGGTTTCGACATCGCCATCCGCATCGCGGACCTCACAGATTCGAGCCTCGTCGCCCGGCGCCTTGCGCCGGTCCACCGGGTGCTGTGTGCGACGCCGGCCTATCTCGCCCGCGCAGGGATGCCCAAGACCTTCGCGGATCTGGCGGACCATGTGCTGCTCGCCACCCACGGGCAGGACCCCTGGCGGCTGCAGGGGCCGGACGGGCCAGTGACGCAGCGCGTCCACAGTCCGCTGCGCACCAATTCCAACGAGGTGGTGCGCGAGGCGGTGCTGGCGGGCGTGGGCATCGCCCTGCGCTCCACCTGGGACGTGGGGCCGGAGCTGAACAGCGGTGCGCTTCAGGTGGTGCTGCCGGCCTATCGCGCCTCGCACCGGGTGGGCGTCTATGCGGTCTATCCCTCCCGCCGCTTCCTGCCGCAGAAGGTCCGCGTCTTCATCGATCACCTCGCCCAGCTCTACGGCTCCGTGCCGCCGTGGGATGCGGGGCTTGAACATCTGTTCGAGCCGCAGACGGGCGCCTGA
- a CDS encoding response regulator transcription factor has protein sequence MANAWKILVVEDDPELREALIEQLALQEEFETVSAGTAQDALEAAKNGAIDLVLMDVGLPDMDGRDAVRQMRKNGFKAPVIMLTGHDTDSDTILGLDAGANDYVTKPFRFAVLLARLRAQMRSHEASEDAVFAIGPYSFRPGAKMLLTDRGSKIRLTEKETAILRYLYRAGKTPVARETLLQEVWGYNSGVTTHTLETHIYRLRQKIEPDPSNPTLLATQAGGYKLVP, from the coding sequence ATGGCGAATGCGTGGAAGATTCTGGTGGTCGAGGATGACCCGGAACTGCGCGAGGCGCTGATCGAGCAGCTGGCGCTGCAGGAGGAGTTCGAGACCGTCTCCGCCGGTACGGCGCAGGACGCGCTGGAGGCCGCCAAGAACGGCGCCATCGATCTCGTGCTCATGGACGTGGGCCTGCCGGACATGGACGGGCGCGATGCCGTGCGCCAGATGCGCAAGAACGGATTCAAGGCCCCGGTCATCATGCTGACTGGCCATGACACCGACAGCGACACCATCCTCGGCCTCGATGCCGGCGCCAATGACTATGTGACGAAGCCCTTCCGCTTCGCCGTGCTGCTGGCGCGCCTGCGCGCCCAGATGCGCAGCCATGAGGCGAGCGAGGACGCGGTCTTCGCCATCGGCCCGTATTCCTTCCGGCCCGGCGCCAAGATGCTGCTCACCGATCGCGGCTCGAAGATCCGCCTCACCGAGAAGGAGACGGCGATCCTGCGCTATCTCTATCGCGCCGGCAAAACACCGGTAGCGCGCGAGACGCTGCTGCAGGAAGTGTGGGGCTACAATTCCGGCGTCACCACCCACACGCTGGAGACCCATATCTACCGCCTGCGCCAGAAGATCGAGCCCGATCCGTCCAACCCGACCCTGCTGGCGACGCAGGCGGGCGGCTACAAGCTCGTTCCCTGA
- a CDS encoding AzlD family protein, with amino-acid sequence MTSVDPQTVLAIVVMALATAFNRASGFFLMRLIPLTPRVRKIIDCLPGAVLVALIAPTVAHGDLAMAAGLAAAYVVTKITRSDFIAVLAAMAVGVGIRAWMG; translated from the coding sequence ATGACAAGCGTTGATCCGCAGACGGTCCTCGCCATCGTGGTGATGGCGCTCGCCACCGCCTTCAACCGGGCGAGCGGCTTCTTCCTCATGCGGCTGATCCCGCTGACCCCGCGCGTGCGCAAGATCATCGATTGCCTGCCGGGTGCGGTGCTGGTGGCGCTCATCGCGCCGACGGTTGCCCATGGCGATCTCGCCATGGCGGCGGGTCTCGCAGCGGCCTATGTGGTGACGAAGATCACACGCAGCGACTTCATCGCCGTTCTGGCGGCGATGGCGGTGGGCGTCGGGATCCGGGCCTGGATGGGCTGA